The Dendropsophus ebraccatus isolate aDenEbr1 chromosome 6, aDenEbr1.pat, whole genome shotgun sequence nucleotide sequence CACCATTGTTAGAACCAGTGGCAGTGGGTAAGTTTGTTGAGCTGAGCGTTTGCACGGTGGAAGGCAAACCAGTTATGGCGCCAGTAGAAGGGGTGATTACTGTGGAAAATATTGTTGGAAGTGAAGTTGTCCTTAAAGTGCTGGTAACATTATTCAATGTCGAAATATTGCTGGTGGAATTAGAGAGCCCGCCGGATGTTATACTGCTGGCCCCAATGGTGGAGTAGGTGGAATTGGAGACCATGCTCAGGGTTGATGTAACACTGCTCGACAAAGGCACTTGAGTTGTTCCCGTAAAGTTACCAGATGTTGTAAGGTTACCGCCATTATTAGTGCGTTGCGTTGTGGAAACCGTGTTGGTTGTTGTATTACTGATGGCAGTTGTTGATGTTATGTTGCTTACTATAGAGGTAATATTGCTCGTCAGAGCCATTTGAGTTGTTGCTGTAAGGTTACCAGATGTTGTGAGATTACTGCCATTATTAGTGCGTTGCGTTGTGACCACAGGGTTGGTCGTGGTGCCACTGATGATGTTAGATGTTGCTGTTACGTTGCTGACTGGTGAGGTAATATTACTCAATATAGGCATCTGTGTTGTTCCCGTAAGGTTACCAGATGTTGTAAGGTTACTGCCATTATTAGTGCGTTGCGTTGTGACCACAGGGTTGGTCGTGGTGCCACTGATGACGTTAGATGTTGTTGCTGTTACGTTGTTGACTGGAGAGGTAATATTACTCAATATAGGCATCTGTGTTGTACCCGTAAGGTTACCAGATGTTGTAAGGTTACTGCCATTATTAGTGCGTTGTGTTGTGGCCACTGTGTTGGTTGTGGTTGTGGCACTGCCGATGACGTTAGATGTCTGTGCGGTCATCAATGTTATGTTGCTTACTATAGAGGTAATATTACTCAATATAGGCATCTGTGTTGTTCCTGTAAAGTTACCAGATGTAAGATTGCTGCCATTATTAGTGGGTTGCGTTGTGGCAGATGTGTTGGTTGTGGCACTGCCGATAACGTTAGGCGTCTGTGCGGTTGTTGCTGTTACGTTGCTGACTGTAGAAGTTATATTAATCAATATAGGCATCTGTGTTGTTCCGGTAGATGTTATAAGATTGCTGCCATTGTTAGTATTAATACCAGATGATGTCACCTTGAATAATTGCGTTGTGGCAACAGGGATGGTCGTGGTGCCACTGATGACAGTAGACATCTGTGCGGTTGTTGCTGTTACGTTGCTGACTGTAGAAGTTATATTACTCAATATAGGCATCTGTGTTGTTCCAGTAGATGTTATAAGATTGCTGCCATTGTTAGTATTAATACCAGATGATGTTACCTTCACTAGTTGCGTTGTGACGACTGTGTTGTTAGTGATGCCGCTTGTGACATTAGATGTCTGTGCAGTCGTTGCTGTTAGGTTGCTGACTGCTGGCATTACACTTGTTCTGACGGTAGTGGATGGATTTGTGCTCAGTAACagattgttattattaataagaGTTACGCTGGAAGCTGATAAACTACTGCCCGATGTCGGTAATCCAGCACTACTGCCATTCGAGGTCGTGGGGACCACAGGGGAGGTCTGGCTGCTGCTTGGAAATGATAAATTAGATGTTGTGTTGGTTATACTCTGAGTAGATGGGACACTGGATGTGCCGGTATTTTGGGTTGAGGTGGAGGTCACTGCAGTTGGTGTCGATACATTTGGTGGTTTAGTTGTTGTATTTTGCGCTGAGGTTGACAACACGGTGGCCAGGGTTGAAATGGTTCTAGCAGTAGTGGGTGCTGTGGTTGTCTGAAGAGTGGTTACAGTCGTAGTAAGAGCTGCAAAAATAGAATGAGGTCATTATAACTCGGACATTTTGAActgaatacagtaatacctcggttttcgaacactttggaactcgaactgcttggtattcgaacgaaaatttacccagaagtagtgtttggaattcgaactttgctcggtattcGAACGTtttttgaacgtttttgcgagcgtggatggtgggttgtacctggcgagttaaacagtggtgaggcttcacatacagtacagtgctgtataagactgctggagtgcatatacagtgcagtagtagtacagccagtgcaccaccacctcccatacATTACAATGCTGCgatggggggggacgctatacagtaaaggatgggtgaggagttggtgactactgtactataattgctggttctaatgaacatttcttatgtttaatgtcctgtacagtatatagtgctgttctgtactataGTGATTATacggagcacttatcagtgtaataaagtaataaagtattgtagggaattattggtggctgctggaaccaattcatcacatttacattatttcctatgggaagacactgctcggttctcaaactgccttctggaaccaattaagttcgagaaccgaggtaccactgtatattgttttTAAGGAAGTTATGTGTAACTCCTCCCCATCAAGATTAATGGGAGGTGTGTAAATAagttacaaaaataaaatataaaatcttGGCAATGCATTTCTTTTAAAAGCCAGACATGTGTATAGTttggatacttaaaggggtagtccaggtaGAGGGTTgtaaaaaaatactaaataagTTATACTTACTAGTCCCAGTTTTGGTAGCTGCAGGAGACCAAGACCAGGACACATTAaacatatttattatgtttttacccccccccccccccccccccccccccatatatatatattttttaactttgCCCAGATTACCACTTTGAGTAATCTTTCCTTGCAGTTATAAGGTTTTCTCTGGTGCTCTATGACATCTAGTGGCCTTATTAAGGTACTGCATTGCACACAGTACTATATACATTATTCCTAACAATTTACCTCCTGTATTGACCTTCATGCTACCACTCTGCTACCAGCCTGTGTTCCCACATTTAAGAACTGCAGAGAAACGCATGCAGAAGTAAaacatgacatgtcaattctttgggcggattgcaGTTGAGAAATCCCataaatcaatgggacaggtggaatctGCAGCGGGGATTTCCCttaaaattcctcacctattctgtagtgtgaacatacccataggcTGCTGGAGTTCAGACAGATGAACTGCTGAGACTCATAAGTAGGTTGGTGTCAGCTCACACTgtagttttgattttttttttctttcttttagagAAATACCGGTATGACACGAACGTGATTAGACCAATCATCCCAATTTGGGTGTTTTATAAAGATCTGAATTCTTTAGGCTGCATTAATATGTTGTTTATTTGCCATGTTTTTACCAAATTTTGGCCATGATTTTGGCAAAATGGCAGCAGTAGATTACACTTAAAACTGGGTGTGAAGGTGGGGAGAATCTTATAGCTGATGATAtcatcctgtagttcacaggaaCTTTACCCAGGACAGACCACTTCCTGagacacagaaaaccatgtcattTTCCGGTGGTCTGAGTGCTGGTCACATGATGTAATGTAACCAATGGATCCAGCAGAGTTGGAATTACTGGCAGGAAACTTCCTACTACCTactaagacagtgtcttatattaatttttgctcccaaagatacactaggtcttattttcaggggctGCCTTATTTTTACATGAAGAAGTATTcacgtcacatgcacagcagggacagcgtacggtatggtggcttccagccaccagggggagctcaccacagcacacttatacagcaaagcagggtcagtgaaaggtatggcggcttccaaccaccagagggagctcatcacagcacactcatacagcacagcagggacagtgtacgctATGATGGCTTCTGCCCACCaggaggagctcaccacagcacactcgtacagcgcAGCAGGGACAGGGTACAGTATGGCTGCAGGCAACAGGATAactgcagactgtgtgcagctctacatctggcggtaggaaACAACAGGGATGGCAGCAGGTGAAGGGCCTTGCCTGCATGCAactgctctgcaatggacggtgaaggtaggAGACAATGGC carries:
- the LOC138794729 gene encoding uncharacterized protein, whose product is MKLTLLFIFAFISTAKSQFTGRCTANPVICCKGVNSACRRGDCYCDEYCTGNKDCCPDFTLACNAALTTTVTTLQTTTAPTTARTISTLATVLSTSAQNTTTKPPNVSTPTAVTSTSTQNTGTSSVPSTQSITNTTSNLSFPSSSQTSPVVPTTSNGSSAGLPTSGSSLSASSVTLINNNNLLLSTNPSTTVRTSVMPAVSNLTATTAQTSNVTSGITNNTVVTTQLVKVTSSGINTNNGSNLITSTGTTQMPILSNITSTVSNVTATTAQMSTVISGTTTIPVATTQLFKVTSSGINTNNGSNLITSTGTTQMPILINITSTVSNVTATTAQTPNVIGSATTNTSATTQPTNNGSNLTSGNFTGTTQMPILSNITSIVSNITLMTAQTSNVIGSATTTTNTVATTQRTNNGSNLTTSGNLTGTTQMPILSNITSPVNNVTATTSNVISGTTTNPVVTTQRTNNGSNLTTSGNLTGTTQMPILSNITSPVSNVTATSNIISGTTTNPVVTTQRTNNGSNLTTSGNLTATTQMALTSNITSIVSNITSTTAISNTTTNTVSTTQRTNNGGNLTTSGNFTGTTQVPLSSSVTSTLSMVSNSTYSTIGASSITSGGLSNSTSNISTLNNVTSTLRTTSLPTIFSTVITPSTGAITGLPSTVQTLSSTNLPTATGSNNGGNPTTALGTTNANRLSVSTNDIVSSFVGSITTSSSNNITSGRSNNGSTSFSSSSNGNSVPSAMTNTTTLAALVQTPAGAATTSSTSAPAATITLQSSNGTGLPSNVTSNSGYNISNFITMSNSARTTELPVASSNISTPGMTSNLRTTSVISDITSNRAATGAPPTGGNTTASGMLLSPTTTVPMVSIVSSNISVLKTNTTSSTILMQTSATPNPFTATDIGVPPSIRTTGLLTGTIGATSSLGSNSLSSSASNFNPTIPIGVTEVSTGKTMTGNTLNSLIPNVTRSNATAFPMFSSTTPMLSLLSNATSNVITPVFTSRPLANTSYENNTAGTMQIVVSTMSTPGKTPDVNNNTVTIAFNATSGIRVTGPPTTGGVSNANGVQATPGLSSTIVSGQVEGYPWTLRQQP